One Aulosira sp. FACHB-615 genomic window carries:
- a CDS encoding ATP-binding sensor histidine kinase, with amino-acid sequence MLSNLVSIPGYRISEELYNGSRTLVYRAVRESDSLPVVIKLLKNPYPSFSELLLFRNQYTIGKNLNSPLIIQTYSLEAINNGYMLVMEDFGGISLKDYFTKHQGVTSLEEFLVIAIALCNTLDLLYQERIIHKDIKPSNILINPQTKQVKLIDFSIASLLPRETQTLVNPNVLEGTLAYISPEQTGRMNRGIDYRTDFYSLGVTFFELLTDELPFLSNDPMELVHAHLARIPPLLHEIKPDIPSVISEIVNKLMAKNAEDRYQSALGLKLDLEKCLHQLKETGEIQSFEIATRDLCDRFIIPDKLYGRDTEVQTLLEAFERVSQGVTEMMLVAGFSGIGKTAVVNEVHKPIVRQRGYFIKGKYDQFNRNIPLSAFVQAFRDLMGQLLTESDVQIEQWKHKILDVVGENGQVIIEVIPELENIIGQQPPATELSGTAAQNRFNLLFQKFTQVFTTKEHPLVMFLDDLQWADSASLKLMQLLMTDTGHLLIIGAYRDNEVHPGHPLLLTLSEIQKTSAIFNKITLAPLSKKQVNYLVADTLKCSEYIAGNLSGLIFQKTQGNPFFATQFIKALYQENIIYFDFELGCWQCDISQVTMQAVTDDVVAFMSLQLRKLPSSTQSVLQLAACIGNSFDLATLAIVSEQSEIEAAACLWKALQEGLIVPIGDVYKFYVGQETLLPPSANQQNVAYKFLHDRIQQAAYSLIPDEQKQKTHYQIGQLLRQQIHPDARVERIFEIVNQLNYGTSLISEQTQRIELAQLNLIACRKAKNSTAYKAAREYATVGLSFLGEQTWQQQYEMSLTFHEIAAEVAMLCGDFEVMEELIDTVIHQTHSLLEQVSVYCLRIQAKISQHQLIEALAIGIELLQKLGITINESSTPEDIQQSIQEINNLIGDRKIKDFIHLPRMIDDKIIAIFQITSSIISAAYICGSPLFPLLTALSVKLSLTYGNISDSPKYYAVYGIVICNLLQDIDLATEFGQLALDMVLKFDAKVTKPEVLMLQGGFILHRKSHIRETLPLLSESYTTALEVGNLQFLGNAGHCFCLNAFWCGQPLTTVEQDTQNYYKGLMQSNQLTTANYCRIYWQSVLNLLGFANYPTILSGSALQETEFQPLLRSANDLFGLYYFYLYKLMLCFLFGEFEQANNYTLECRNYLMAAGGTVGTPVFYFYDSLIAIAELSQLSDEVSTVLERVEKNQTQLQLWAHYAPMNHQHKFDLVEAEKCRVLGQKAEAGELYDRAISGAKANGYIQEEALANELAAKFYLGWGKEKIAAGYMQEAYYCYARWGSKAKVADLEQGYPQLLAPILQQSRSVVSTNETIFPLGTVTSTSAATSNSTSISDTLDLTAILKASQTISGEIELDKLLASLLTIVIENAGADKCVLMLLQDNHLLIQGSITQGSEPILLQSLAIADSPDIPHKLIYKVKHSQQTVVLLDATADMTFANDPYIIRQQPKSILCSPILHQGKLLGILYLENNLVTGAFKSDRIELLNLLCAQAAISLENARLYQRSQEYSQQLERSLHELKTTQSRFHNLVDNVPGVVYQFLMAPDGSVSMPYMSNDCYDLYEITAEQAISNVQILLDMVHPLDAESQHQSIADSVKTLTPWRWEGRIITPSGIMKWIHGEARLEKLVDGTLVWDGLLLDISERKQAELALQQAQLQIVQSEKMSALGNLVAGVAHEMNNPLGFIAASLKQAKPSFADIIEHLNIYQETFPDKSAEILDHESEIDLEYTLEDLPKILDSMTIACDRLKNISTSLRTFSRADRDYKVPFNLHEGIDSTILILKHRLKANEQRPAIEVITNYGDLPQVECFPGQLNQVFMNILANAIDALEDSNHGRNFEEIQVDPNSITITTSIADKFVNISIADNGKGMSEEIKRKIFDHLFTTKAVGKGTGLGLAIAKQIVEQTHGGKLYCQSILGEGTEFIIHLPL; translated from the coding sequence ATGTTAAGCAACCTTGTTAGTATTCCCGGATATCGCATTAGTGAAGAACTCTACAATGGTTCGAGAACGCTGGTTTATCGCGCTGTCAGAGAAAGCGATTCACTACCAGTAGTCATCAAACTGCTGAAAAATCCTTATCCCAGTTTTAGCGAACTATTATTATTTCGCAACCAATACACCATAGGGAAAAATCTCAACTCACCCCTAATTATCCAAACCTATAGCCTGGAAGCAATAAATAATGGCTATATGTTAGTTATGGAAGATTTTGGCGGAATTTCTCTCAAGGATTATTTTACTAAACATCAGGGTGTTACATCTTTAGAGGAGTTTTTAGTTATAGCGATCGCACTCTGTAACACCTTAGACTTACTCTACCAAGAGCGGATTATTCATAAAGATATCAAACCTAGCAATATCTTAATTAACCCCCAAACTAAACAAGTTAAATTAATCGACTTTAGCATTGCATCTTTACTACCAAGAGAAACCCAAACCTTAGTTAACCCGAATGTTTTAGAAGGAACACTTGCTTATATCTCTCCTGAACAAACCGGGAGAATGAACCGGGGTATTGATTATCGCACAGATTTTTATTCTTTGGGTGTGACTTTCTTTGAATTACTCACAGATGAGTTACCATTCTTATCAAATGATCCAATGGAATTGGTACATGCTCATCTTGCGAGAATTCCGCCATTATTACACGAAATTAAGCCAGATATCCCCTCAGTTATCTCAGAAATCGTCAATAAATTAATGGCGAAAAATGCCGAAGATAGATATCAAAGTGCGTTGGGGTTGAAACTTGATTTAGAAAAATGTCTACATCAGCTAAAAGAAACTGGTGAAATTCAAAGCTTTGAAATTGCGACTAGGGATTTGTGCGATCGCTTCATCATCCCCGATAAACTCTATGGAAGAGATACAGAAGTTCAAACCCTACTAGAAGCCTTTGAGAGAGTCAGCCAAGGTGTAACAGAAATGATGCTGGTAGCTGGGTTTTCTGGAATTGGTAAAACAGCAGTTGTTAACGAAGTGCATAAACCAATTGTTAGACAACGCGGCTACTTTATTAAAGGTAAATATGACCAATTTAATCGCAATATTCCCTTGAGTGCATTTGTGCAAGCTTTCCGCGATTTAATGGGGCAATTATTGACCGAAAGCGATGTACAAATAGAACAATGGAAACATAAAATATTAGATGTTGTCGGTGAAAATGGACAAGTAATTATTGAAGTCATTCCCGAATTAGAAAACATTATTGGTCAACAACCACCAGCTACAGAACTTTCAGGAACAGCAGCACAAAATCGCTTTAATTTATTATTTCAAAAATTCACCCAAGTCTTTACAACTAAAGAACATCCTTTAGTGATGTTTCTCGATGATCTACAATGGGCTGATTCGGCATCACTAAAATTAATGCAGCTATTAATGACTGACACAGGTCATCTTTTGATTATTGGTGCATATCGTGATAACGAAGTCCATCCCGGACATCCATTATTATTGACATTGAGTGAAATTCAAAAAACATCAGCTATTTTTAATAAAATTACTTTAGCGCCCTTGAGTAAAAAACAAGTAAATTACCTTGTCGCTGACACACTAAAATGTTCAGAATATATCGCAGGTAATCTTTCAGGATTAATATTTCAAAAAACTCAAGGCAATCCGTTTTTTGCTACCCAGTTTATTAAAGCATTATATCAGGAAAATATCATTTATTTTGATTTTGAATTGGGCTGTTGGCAATGTGATATTTCCCAAGTGACAATGCAAGCAGTTACAGATGATGTTGTGGCTTTTATGAGTTTGCAATTGCGGAAACTGCCCTCATCAACTCAATCCGTATTGCAGTTAGCAGCTTGTATTGGCAATTCTTTTGATTTAGCAACTTTAGCGATTGTTTCCGAACAATCGGAAATTGAAGCAGCAGCCTGTTTATGGAAAGCATTACAAGAAGGGTTGATTGTACCAATTGGTGATGTTTATAAATTTTATGTTGGGCAAGAAACTCTACTACCTCCTTCAGCAAATCAACAGAATGTTGCCTACAAATTTCTACATGATCGCATTCAACAAGCTGCTTATTCCCTAATTCCTGATGAGCAAAAACAGAAAACTCACTATCAAATTGGTCAACTGCTACGGCAACAGATTCATCCAGATGCAAGAGTTGAACGCATTTTTGAAATCGTCAATCAATTAAATTATGGAACTTCTTTAATTAGCGAACAAACACAACGAATAGAACTAGCACAACTGAACCTCATTGCCTGTCGCAAAGCCAAAAATTCTACCGCTTATAAAGCAGCCCGTGAATATGCCACAGTGGGATTATCTTTTTTGGGAGAACAGACTTGGCAACAGCAATATGAAATGAGTCTCACCTTCCATGAAATAGCGGCGGAGGTAGCAATGTTATGTGGTGACTTTGAGGTAATGGAAGAATTGATTGATACTGTCATCCACCAGACACATTCTTTGCTAGAGCAAGTTAGTGTTTACTGTTTGAGAATTCAAGCCAAAATTTCCCAGCATCAACTTATTGAAGCACTGGCAATTGGGATTGAGCTTCTACAAAAGTTGGGCATAACAATCAACGAATCATCTACACCAGAAGATATTCAACAGTCAATTCAAGAAATTAATAATCTGATTGGAGATAGGAAAATCAAAGATTTCATTCATCTCCCCAGGATGATAGATGATAAAATTATTGCTATTTTCCAGATTACCAGTAGCATTATTTCAGCAGCTTACATCTGTGGATCTCCCTTGTTCCCATTATTGACTGCCCTCTCAGTTAAATTATCCCTGACCTATGGAAACATATCTGATTCACCCAAATACTATGCTGTCTATGGCATTGTTATCTGTAATCTTTTACAAGATATAGATTTGGCGACAGAATTTGGCCAGTTAGCATTGGATATGGTCTTAAAATTTGATGCCAAAGTGACTAAACCTGAAGTGTTAATGTTGCAGGGAGGGTTTATTCTCCACCGCAAATCTCACATCAGAGAAACGTTACCACTCTTGAGCGAGAGCTATACAACTGCTCTAGAAGTAGGAAACCTGCAATTTCTTGGAAATGCTGGACATTGTTTCTGCCTGAATGCTTTTTGGTGCGGTCAGCCCCTTACCACTGTAGAACAGGATACACAAAATTACTATAAGGGTTTGATGCAATCTAACCAATTAACAACTGCCAATTACTGCCGCATCTATTGGCAATCTGTGTTAAATTTACTTGGCTTTGCAAATTACCCTACCATTTTATCTGGTTCAGCACTGCAAGAGACAGAATTTCAGCCACTGCTGCGATCTGCAAATGACCTGTTTGGGTTGTATTACTTCTATTTGTATAAGCTAATGCTTTGCTTTTTGTTTGGGGAATTTGAGCAAGCTAACAACTATACCCTGGAGTGCAGGAACTATTTAATGGCGGCTGGAGGAACAGTCGGTACACCTGTATTTTATTTTTATGATTCTTTGATTGCCATAGCAGAGTTAAGTCAACTCTCAGATGAGGTATCAACAGTATTAGAACGGGTGGAAAAAAATCAAACTCAATTACAGCTATGGGCGCACTATGCACCCATGAATCACCAGCATAAATTTGATTTGGTGGAGGCAGAAAAATGTCGTGTTTTAGGACAAAAAGCCGAAGCAGGTGAACTGTACGATCGCGCTATTTCCGGTGCTAAAGCCAATGGCTATATCCAAGAAGAAGCTTTAGCCAACGAATTAGCCGCCAAATTTTACCTTGGTTGGGGGAAAGAGAAAATCGCCGCAGGTTATATGCAGGAGGCATATTATTGTTATGCCCGTTGGGGATCAAAAGCCAAAGTTGCCGACTTAGAACAAGGCTATCCCCAATTACTCGCACCCATATTACAGCAAAGCCGTTCTGTTGTTTCCACTAACGAAACAATCTTTCCCTTGGGAACTGTGACATCTACCAGTGCAGCTACATCTAATAGCACCAGTATCTCAGATACTTTAGATTTAACAGCAATTCTCAAAGCATCTCAAACTATCTCCGGTGAAATCGAACTAGACAAACTACTTGCATCGTTGCTTACCATCGTGATTGAAAATGCCGGGGCTGATAAATGTGTGTTAATGCTCTTGCAGGACAATCATTTACTAATTCAAGGTTCAATTACTCAGGGTTCTGAGCCAATTTTGTTGCAAAGTCTTGCCATTGCAGACAGCCCGGATATTCCCCACAAACTCATTTACAAAGTCAAGCATAGTCAACAAACTGTAGTATTGTTGGATGCAACCGCAGATATGACTTTCGCCAATGACCCCTATATTATCCGTCAACAACCCAAGAGTATCTTGTGTAGTCCGATTTTACATCAAGGTAAGTTGCTGGGTATTTTATATCTAGAAAATAATTTAGTGACGGGGGCGTTTAAGAGCGATCGCATCGAACTACTCAACCTACTTTGCGCCCAAGCTGCCATTTCCCTAGAAAATGCCCGACTTTATCAACGTTCTCAGGAATACAGCCAACAACTAGAGCGATCGCTTCATGAGTTAAAAACTACTCAATCCCGCTTCCATAATCTAGTAGATAACGTTCCTGGGGTGGTGTATCAGTTCCTCATGGCTCCCGATGGTTCGGTATCAATGCCTTATATGAGTAATGACTGTTATGATCTCTATGAAATCACCGCCGAACAGGCGATCTCTAATGTGCAGATCCTCTTGGATATGGTGCATCCTCTGGATGCCGAATCTCAGCATCAGTCTATTGCAGATTCGGTTAAAACCTTAACTCCTTGGCGTTGGGAGGGGCGAATTATTACCCCCTCTGGAATTATGAAGTGGATTCACGGTGAAGCGCGACTAGAAAAACTTGTGGATGGTACGTTAGTGTGGGATGGATTGTTACTGGATATTAGCGAACGTAAACAAGCTGAACTGGCCTTACAACAAGCCCAATTACAAATCGTCCAAAGTGAGAAAATGTCAGCTTTGGGTAACTTAGTCGCTGGTGTCGCTCACGAAATGAATAATCCTTTGGGCTTTATTGCTGCCAGTCTCAAGCAAGCTAAACCCAGCTTTGCTGATATTATTGAACATTTGAACATCTATCAAGAGACTTTCCCGGATAAAAGTGCAGAAATCCTCGACCACGAGTCAGAAATTGATTTGGAATATACCTTAGAAGACCTGCCAAAAATACTCGATTCTATGACAATAGCTTGTGATAGATTAAAAAACATTAGCACATCTCTACGTACTTTCTCCCGTGCTGATCGAGATTACAAAGTGCCATTTAATCTTCACGAAGGTATTGATAGTACAATCTTAATCCTCAAGCATCGTCTCAAAGCTAACGAACAACGTCCAGCAATTGAAGTAATAACTAATTATGGTGATTTACCCCAAGTTGAATGTTTCCCTGGGCAATTAAATCAGGTATTCATGAATATATTAGCTAATGCCATTGATGCTTTAGAAGATTCCAACCACGGACGTAATTTTGAGGAAATTCAGGTTGACCCTAACTCCATTACAATTACCACATCAATAGCAGATAAATTTGTGAATATCTCCATTGCTGATAATGGTAAAGGCATGAGTGAAGAGATTAAACGAAAAATATTTGACCATTTATTTACTACTAAAGCAGTGGGAAAAGGTACAGGTTTAGGATTAGCTATAGCCAAACAAATTGTTGAACAAACTCACGGTGGAAAGTTGTATTGTCAATCTATCCTCGGTGAAGGTACTGAATTTATCATCCATTTGCCGTTGTAA